The proteins below are encoded in one region of Thermoanaerobacterium sp. PSU-2:
- a CDS encoding PTS lactose/cellobiose transporter subunit IIA has translation MEYEEIVMKIIVNGGNARSHAMTAIQYAKSGNIKEARKEIDKACEELDKAHDVQTKLIQDEAAGNRKEVTLLMVHAQDHLMNAITVKDLAQEFIDMYEKQLKLESVLAR, from the coding sequence ATGGAATACGAAGAAATAGTTATGAAAATTATTGTAAATGGTGGTAATGCTAGGTCACATGCGATGACTGCCATTCAGTATGCGAAATCTGGCAATATTAAAGAGGCGAGAAAGGAGATTGATAAAGCATGTGAGGAGTTGGATAAAGCTCATGACGTGCAAACAAAACTTATTCAAGATGAAGCAGCCGGAAATAGGAAGGAAGTTACGCTTCTTATGGTACATGCTCAAGACCACCTTATGAATGCAATAACTGTAAAAGATTTAGCCCAAGAATTTATTGACATGTACGAAAAGCAGTTAAAGCTTGAAAGTGTTTTGGCACGATAA
- a CDS encoding sigma-54-dependent transcriptional regulator, translating to MKRIDIVYQKLKELDRGIGVSASDIADSLGLSRANVSSDLNRLCDEGKAVKVGTKPVLFRYVEEISNKREETSLDKFLEKNPSLFSAVEQAKAAILYPPNGMHILILGETGVGKSMFAELIHKYAIEMNRMDENSPFIVFNCADYANNPQLLVGQIFGSKKGAYTGADYDKVGLIEKADGGILFLDEVHRLPPEGQEMFFTFMDKGIFRRLGETDLERKSNVLIISATTENPDSILLKTFTRRIPMIIRLPSLRERSIDERFNLICQFIREESNKLGRQIIVSVNSMKAFLSYNCPNNIGQLKTDIQLACAKAYADFVSNKKEEIKINSIDLPQYIRNGLYMETEHRQLWNKFLEINKRYYVFDKNEENILFEKDSSKDNIYEMIDSRMHELKSMGLTGEELDKEMEKDINDYFEKYFHKVNKIIDVSDIENVVGIEIVQTVEEIIKYAEKRLKKELSKELYCGMAVHIYNAVERIKRNRKIVNPQLNRIRTEHSEEFNTALDCLKIIERVLDVSMPIDEAGFLAMLFAFDGRVVKEQEKKDVKVIVIAHGTATASSMVETANNLLGTKYAIGINAPLDEKPQQVISRLKAYLKNSGIKSDILFLVDMGSLTTFGEEIEKEFGIRTKTIPLVSTLHVIEATRKAMMGYSLEEVYDETLNVNTFLEIERRADLDNEMKGKISIVTVCTTGEGSAVAVKNILDKHLKYDSNIFEIVPINLVGTESIHTRLRNIERENKILCIVSSFKIDTSIPQYGLHEVLSLEAIKPIQRLIDIENTYLKMGDTLENQLKNISSKSVLQDIRKFISAIESELNTKINTNALIGIALHVACMIDRLKGGGSVDEFVDREKYISENRELYIIVKKSCEILNKKYDINISDDEICYIMTFFNYKIILK from the coding sequence TTGAAGAGAATCGATATTGTTTATCAGAAACTAAAAGAACTGGATAGAGGAATAGGCGTAAGTGCTTCTGATATAGCTGACTCTCTTGGGCTTAGCAGAGCTAATGTCAGTAGCGATTTAAATAGACTATGTGATGAAGGAAAAGCAGTTAAAGTAGGTACAAAGCCGGTACTTTTTAGATATGTTGAGGAAATTTCAAATAAAAGAGAAGAAACTTCTCTTGATAAATTTTTAGAAAAAAATCCAAGTCTATTTTCTGCAGTGGAGCAGGCTAAAGCAGCGATACTGTATCCTCCCAATGGAATGCACATATTAATATTGGGAGAGACAGGCGTTGGAAAATCAATGTTTGCAGAACTCATACACAAATATGCAATTGAAATGAATAGAATGGATGAAAATTCTCCGTTTATAGTTTTTAACTGCGCAGATTATGCCAATAATCCACAACTTTTGGTGGGACAAATATTTGGTTCTAAAAAGGGTGCTTATACAGGGGCGGATTATGATAAAGTGGGACTTATAGAAAAAGCTGATGGAGGAATACTTTTTCTAGATGAGGTTCATAGGCTTCCGCCAGAGGGGCAGGAAATGTTTTTTACCTTTATGGATAAGGGCATATTTAGAAGGCTTGGTGAAACCGATTTAGAGAGAAAATCCAATGTATTGATAATTTCTGCTACTACAGAGAATCCAGATTCTATCCTTCTTAAGACATTTACAAGAAGAATTCCGATGATCATACGTCTGCCAAGTCTTCGAGAGAGAAGCATTGATGAGAGATTCAACCTTATCTGCCAATTTATAAGGGAAGAATCGAATAAACTCGGTAGGCAAATTATTGTGTCGGTAAATTCAATGAAAGCTTTTCTAAGCTATAACTGTCCAAATAACATTGGGCAGTTGAAAACAGATATTCAGCTTGCGTGTGCAAAAGCTTATGCAGATTTTGTTTCAAATAAAAAAGAAGAAATAAAAATAAATAGCATTGATTTGCCGCAGTATATAAGAAATGGCCTTTATATGGAAACGGAACACCGTCAACTTTGGAATAAGTTTTTAGAGATAAATAAAAGGTACTACGTATTTGACAAAAATGAAGAAAACATCTTGTTTGAGAAAGATAGCAGCAAAGATAATATTTATGAAATGATAGATTCTAGGATGCATGAGCTTAAAAGCATGGGACTTACAGGTGAAGAACTTGATAAAGAGATGGAGAAAGATATAAATGATTACTTTGAAAAGTATTTTCACAAAGTCAATAAGATTATTGACGTTTCTGACATCGAAAATGTCGTTGGCATTGAAATCGTCCAAACGGTAGAAGAGATTATAAAATATGCTGAAAAGAGGCTGAAAAAGGAATTAAGCAAAGAACTTTACTGTGGAATGGCAGTACACATATACAATGCGGTTGAGCGAATTAAGCGAAATAGAAAGATCGTGAATCCCCAGCTAAATAGAATTAGAACTGAACATAGTGAAGAATTTAATACAGCCCTTGATTGCCTGAAAATAATAGAGCGAGTATTGGATGTATCTATGCCTATCGATGAAGCTGGCTTTCTTGCTATGCTTTTTGCCTTCGACGGTAGAGTTGTAAAAGAGCAAGAGAAGAAAGACGTAAAAGTAATTGTAATTGCACATGGTACTGCTACAGCTAGTTCTATGGTGGAAACTGCCAATAACCTTTTAGGAACGAAATATGCTATAGGCATTAATGCTCCACTTGATGAAAAGCCTCAGCAGGTTATTTCAAGGTTGAAGGCATATCTTAAAAATTCTGGGATAAAATCTGATATCTTATTTTTAGTGGACATGGGGTCTCTTACAACTTTTGGGGAAGAAATTGAAAAAGAATTTGGAATAAGGACAAAAACAATTCCGCTTGTAAGTACACTACATGTCATAGAGGCCACAAGAAAGGCAATGATGGGGTATTCTCTAGAGGAAGTATATGATGAAACTTTGAATGTCAATACATTTTTAGAGATTGAGCGGCGGGCTGATTTAGATAATGAAATGAAAGGGAAAATCTCTATTGTAACTGTATGTACAACTGGAGAAGGAAGCGCTGTTGCTGTAAAAAATATTCTTGATAAGCATCTTAAATACGACAGCAATATATTTGAAATTGTTCCTATAAATCTTGTGGGGACAGAAAGCATTCATACCAGATTGAGAAATATTGAAAGAGAAAACAAAATTTTATGCATAGTGAGCTCATTTAAAATAGATACAAGCATACCTCAATATGGATTGCATGAAGTATTAAGTTTAGAGGCCATAAAGCCTATACAAAGGCTTATAGATATTGAAAATACTTATTTAAAGATGGGAGATACATTAGAAAATCAGTTGAAAAATATCAGCAGTAAAAGTGTTCTACAAGATATACGAAAATTTATAAGCGCCATTGAAAGTGAACTGAATACAAAAATTAATACAAACGCTTTGATTGGAATAGCCCTGCATGTTGCTTGTATGATAGATAGATTAAAGGGCGGCGGATCTGTTGATGAATTTGTTGATAGGGAAAAATATATTTCGGAAAACCGTGAACTTTATATAATAGTTAAAAAGTCATGTGAGATTTTAAATAAAAAATACGATATAAATATTTCAGATGATGAGATTTGCTACATCATGACTTTTTTCAACTACAAGATAATACTTAAATAA
- a CDS encoding nucleotidyltransferase domain-containing protein, protein MNINDEQVDVIKNFLINKVEPYVIYLFGSAVNGIFRSDSDIDIAYLSDKDISGYDLFMISQELADLLKRDVDLIDLRKASTVFKAQVVGTKKIIYCSDDLSRMNFEMYALKDYAKLNEERAEIIDKILKRGRIYSE, encoded by the coding sequence ATGAATATTAACGATGAACAAGTCGATGTAATAAAGAATTTTCTTATAAATAAAGTAGAGCCGTATGTAATATATCTGTTTGGTTCGGCTGTAAATGGCATCTTTAGAAGCGATAGTGACATTGATATCGCATATTTAAGTGATAAAGATATTAGCGGTTATGATTTATTTATGATTTCGCAGGAATTAGCGGATTTACTAAAACGGGATGTGGATTTAATAGATTTGCGAAAAGCATCAACTGTATTCAAAGCTCAGGTGGTAGGAACGAAAAAAATAATTTATTGCAGTGATGATTTAAGTCGAATGAATTTCGAAATGTATGCATTGAAAGATTATGCAAAATTGAATGAGGAAAGAGCTGAAATAATTGATAAAATATTAAAAAGGGGACGGATTTACAGTGAGTGA
- a CDS encoding DUF86 domain-containing protein: MKLKLHIPQNSRDAFELLRKNGIIDGALEKKLKSMVGFRNIAVHNYQLIDLKIVQDLIENGLNDLIVFSKIILQQYNN, encoded by the coding sequence ATAAAACTGAAATTACACATTCCTCAAAATAGTAGAGATGCATTTGAACTGCTTCGTAAAAATGGCATCATAGATGGCGCATTAGAGAAAAAATTAAAGTCTATGGTTGGTTTTAGAAACATCGCTGTGCATAATTATCAATTGATAGATTTGAAAATTGTCCAGGATTTGATTGAAAATGGTTTAAATGATTTGATAGTCTTTTCAAAAATAATACTGCAACAATATAATAATTAG
- a CDS encoding oleate hydratase — protein sequence MRDYKNTHAYFVGGGIASLAGACYLIRDCSFPGDHIHVFEELNVLGGSNDGAGNPETGYVIRGGRMLNDETYENTWELLLSIPSIDNPEKSVREEIIEFDSQHPTHSNARLVNNNGEVIDVSSMGFDNDDRIALAKLIVTPEEKLNMLKISDWFKPHFFETNFWYMWATTFAFQPWHSLAELRRYMIRFMHEFPRIHTLEGVTRTPYNQYDSLILPIKKFLENHNVDFELKCVVTDLDFKDSDKITVTKIYYKEEGMEKTIELNESDVVFVTNGSMTEGYSLGSMTKPPVLNEKGASWKLWDKISKKKQGLGNPTVFDDNIQGSKWESFTVTCHDSKFFDLMEKFSRNKAGTGALVTFKDSNWFMSIVLAHQPHFRNQPDNVKVFWGYGLYPDNPGNYVKKRMSECTGEEILIELLHHLKFEKEMGDIIKSANCIPCMMPFITAQFMPRSIGDRPQVVPEGSTNLAFIGQFCEIPDDVVFTEEYSVRSARIAVYKLFGITRPVEPINQYQYDVRTLFKSFVTMFK from the coding sequence ATGAGGGATTATAAAAACACTCATGCTTATTTTGTGGGAGGAGGAATAGCCTCACTTGCAGGAGCGTGCTATTTGATTAGGGACTGCAGCTTTCCAGGTGATCATATTCATGTTTTCGAAGAATTGAACGTCTTAGGTGGAAGCAATGATGGCGCAGGTAATCCTGAAACTGGATATGTAATAAGAGGCGGCAGGATGTTAAACGATGAGACTTATGAAAATACTTGGGAGCTTTTATTGTCAATACCATCTATTGACAATCCGGAGAAATCTGTTAGAGAAGAAATAATTGAATTTGATTCTCAGCATCCAACCCATTCTAATGCAAGGCTTGTTAATAATAACGGTGAAGTCATAGATGTATCATCTATGGGTTTTGACAATGATGATAGAATTGCTTTGGCAAAGCTCATTGTAACGCCTGAAGAGAAGCTTAATATGTTAAAAATTAGTGATTGGTTTAAGCCACACTTTTTTGAGACCAATTTTTGGTACATGTGGGCAACGACTTTTGCATTTCAACCGTGGCATAGTTTAGCAGAATTAAGAAGATATATGATAAGGTTTATGCATGAATTTCCAAGAATTCATACATTGGAAGGTGTGACAAGAACACCTTATAATCAATACGATTCTTTGATTTTACCAATAAAGAAGTTCTTGGAAAATCACAATGTTGATTTCGAACTGAAATGTGTCGTAACAGATCTAGACTTTAAGGATTCAGATAAAATTACGGTTACAAAGATATACTACAAAGAAGAAGGTATGGAAAAAACAATTGAGTTAAATGAAAGCGACGTTGTATTTGTCACAAATGGTTCAATGACAGAGGGCTACAGCTTAGGATCCATGACAAAGCCACCTGTTTTAAATGAAAAAGGTGCATCGTGGAAATTATGGGATAAGATTTCAAAGAAAAAACAAGGTTTAGGAAATCCTACTGTATTTGACGATAATATACAAGGGTCAAAGTGGGAATCATTTACTGTAACTTGCCATGATTCAAAGTTTTTTGATTTGATGGAAAAATTTTCGCGTAATAAAGCTGGGACAGGCGCCCTTGTTACATTTAAGGATTCTAATTGGTTTATGTCAATTGTTTTGGCACACCAACCACACTTTAGAAATCAGCCTGATAATGTGAAAGTATTTTGGGGGTATGGATTGTATCCTGATAATCCAGGTAATTATGTTAAAAAGAGGATGTCAGAATGTACAGGAGAAGAAATATTAATTGAACTTTTGCATCATTTAAAATTTGAAAAAGAAATGGGTGATATAATAAAATCGGCAAATTGCATTCCATGCATGATGCCATTTATTACAGCACAATTTATGCCAAGGTCGATAGGAGATAGACCTCAAGTTGTACCAGAAGGCTCAACTAATTTAGCATTTATTGGGCAATTTTGTGAAATACCTGATGACGTAGTATTCACAGAAGAATATTCAGTTAGATCTGCAAGAATTGCTGTATATAAACTTTTTGGAATAACTAGACCTGTGGAACCAATAAATCAATATCAGTATGATGTAAGAACGTTATTTAAGTCATTTGTGACGATGTTCAAATGA
- the dhaS gene encoding dihydroxyacetone kinase transcriptional activator DhaS, translating into MANSQITKKAMADALKELMKTKPLNKISVQDIVDKCGLNRQTFYYHFHDIFELLEWIYKKEAIEKISQYKNYEHWTEGFYQVFKYIEDNKLFCMNTLNSLGREHLENYLYSVTYDLVIGVVYEISRNMKVKEKHKEFIANFYTLAFIGLIIQWMKKGMKEEPEKLIKDLSELIEGNFMKALQKYELCD; encoded by the coding sequence ATGGCAAATTCTCAAATAACGAAAAAAGCCATGGCTGATGCGCTTAAAGAATTGATGAAAACAAAGCCATTAAATAAAATCTCTGTACAGGATATAGTAGATAAATGTGGCCTCAATAGGCAGACTTTTTATTATCATTTTCACGATATTTTTGAACTGCTTGAGTGGATTTATAAAAAAGAAGCTATTGAAAAAATCTCTCAATATAAAAATTATGAACATTGGACAGAGGGATTTTATCAAGTATTTAAATACATTGAGGATAACAAATTATTCTGCATGAATACATTAAACTCATTGGGGAGAGAGCACTTGGAGAATTATCTTTATTCTGTAACATATGACCTTGTTATTGGGGTTGTTTATGAAATATCCAGGAACATGAAAGTGAAGGAGAAACACAAGGAATTTATTGCGAATTTTTATACCCTGGCATTTATAGGATTAATAATACAATGGATGAAAAAAGGTATGAAGGAAGAGCCGGAGAAACTAATTAAAGATTTAAGTGAACTTATTGAAGGCAATTTCATGAAAGCTCTACAAAAATATGAGCTGTGTGATTAA
- the larA gene encoding nickel-dependent lactate racemase has protein sequence MGHKEISLKYGKGAVDVRIDENMCIVLYPEDLPGVENPVEEVSMSLKDPIGKAPLSDLVKDKKDVVILASDITRPSPSHILIPPIIDELNKAGISDDSIKIVFGLGYHRKHTDDEKKTLVGEEVFNRIKCIDHDIDDCVYVGTTKRGTPVEVFREVYNADFIIATGNLELHYKAGYSGGHKALLPGVCSKNTIEKNHVLMFSEGAMPGKIDGNPMREDIEEGGKIAGVDFIVNAVLNSHKEIVKVVSGDPIKAHREGAKYIDKMYKRIIPEKADIVVASCGGYPKDINLYQAQKGLDNAQYSVKDGGTIILVAECREGLGEKLFSDWMVNSSSVDEPLKWIKEEFRLGAHKAAVICEVLKRADIYLISSFDRSFTEKIFFKYAKTSQDALDEAIKKYHDPKVLVLPYANSTLPYVEE, from the coding sequence ATGGGTCATAAAGAGATCTCCTTAAAATACGGGAAAGGTGCGGTAGACGTAAGAATAGATGAGAATATGTGTATAGTGCTGTATCCTGAGGACTTACCCGGCGTTGAAAATCCTGTGGAAGAAGTATCGATGTCGCTTAAAGATCCAATTGGTAAAGCGCCTTTATCTGATTTGGTTAAGGACAAAAAAGATGTCGTAATATTAGCCAGCGACATAACACGTCCGTCGCCGTCTCACATTCTAATACCGCCTATAATCGATGAATTAAACAAGGCTGGTATAAGTGATGACAGCATAAAAATCGTTTTTGGGCTTGGATACCACAGGAAACATACAGATGATGAAAAGAAGACGCTTGTTGGTGAAGAAGTGTTTAATAGGATAAAGTGCATCGACCATGATATAGATGACTGCGTGTACGTTGGCACTACAAAAAGAGGTACGCCTGTAGAAGTCTTTCGTGAAGTATACAATGCAGACTTCATCATAGCTACAGGCAACTTAGAGCTTCACTATAAGGCAGGGTACAGCGGAGGACATAAAGCGCTGCTACCAGGTGTTTGCAGCAAAAATACAATAGAAAAAAATCACGTCCTCATGTTTTCAGAAGGCGCGATGCCAGGCAAAATCGATGGAAATCCCATGAGAGAAGACATCGAAGAAGGTGGCAAGATAGCCGGTGTCGATTTTATAGTAAATGCAGTCTTAAATAGCCATAAAGAGATAGTGAAAGTAGTGTCAGGTGATCCCATAAAAGCTCACAGAGAAGGCGCTAAATACATCGATAAAATGTACAAAAGGATTATACCAGAAAAAGCTGATATTGTCGTCGCATCTTGTGGAGGATACCCAAAAGACATTAACCTTTATCAAGCTCAAAAAGGGCTTGACAATGCCCAATATTCTGTAAAAGACGGTGGAACAATAATATTAGTGGCGGAATGCAGAGAAGGGCTTGGAGAGAAGCTTTTTTCAGACTGGATGGTAAACTCATCATCTGTAGATGAGCCATTGAAATGGATAAAAGAAGAATTCAGGCTTGGAGCGCATAAAGCCGCTGTAATCTGCGAAGTATTAAAAAGGGCTGATATATACCTCATATCATCTTTTGACCGCAGTTTCACTGAAAAAATATTCTTTAAATATGCAAAGACTTCGCAGGATGCACTTGATGAAGCTATTAAAAAATATCACGATCCTAAGGTGCTTGTTCTTCCATACGCAAATTCCACGCTGCCATACGTGGAGGAGTAG
- a CDS encoding PTS transporter subunit EIIC → MKMDAITQKVVPMAGRIQSNKYLKAITEAFMATMPALMAGAIFSLIVSAPFGAGYTAFLEKTNLKGILNAGVSATTDMIALYLVIALGYQFGKAFNKDVFSTSVVSLLSFILVTPFSTTVVDSAKKTIPVNSVIPINWLGAQGIFTALIVGILATYIYSFIVDRNWKIKMPDSVPPMVSQAFEAVIPGIITATIFLIVRAIFSATSFGSLSQFIYKMLETPLTGLGNSFTAFIISIFVIQILWALGVHGTLVVLSVMMAVWTGPMMADQSALAAGKPIPYMLTLTFMFAVNQWIGGPGLLLGLATNMALFAKSSRYKTLGKLALLPNVFNIIEPIVFGFPIVLNPIMFIPFVLTPVIAFTIGYLLMKIHIIGIPAIALPSSVFTMPFIPGGFLLGAGVGFGIYLILMYLLSVVLYFPFFKIADRIALKEEEDVKAVNN, encoded by the coding sequence ATGAAGATGGATGCGATTACACAGAAAGTGGTACCTATGGCAGGTAGAATACAGAGTAATAAGTATCTAAAAGCAATTACAGAAGCATTTATGGCGACAATGCCAGCACTTATGGCTGGTGCAATTTTCTCTTTGATTGTTTCAGCTCCATTTGGTGCTGGTTATACTGCTTTTTTAGAGAAAACAAATCTTAAAGGTATACTCAACGCTGGAGTAAGTGCAACGACTGACATGATAGCACTTTATCTTGTTATTGCTCTTGGATATCAATTCGGAAAAGCTTTTAACAAAGATGTTTTTTCAACGTCAGTAGTGTCTTTACTAAGTTTTATTTTAGTGACGCCTTTCAGTACAACAGTTGTTGATTCTGCTAAGAAAACTATACCAGTTAATTCTGTTATTCCTATAAACTGGCTTGGAGCACAAGGAATTTTTACAGCTCTTATTGTTGGAATACTTGCAACATACATTTACAGTTTCATTGTTGATCGAAACTGGAAGATAAAAATGCCGGATTCAGTTCCGCCTATGGTATCTCAAGCATTTGAAGCAGTTATTCCCGGAATTATTACTGCTACAATATTTCTTATAGTTAGAGCAATTTTTAGTGCGACTTCATTTGGGAGTTTAAGTCAATTTATTTACAAAATGTTGGAGACTCCACTAACAGGTCTCGGTAATTCGTTTACTGCATTTATTATCAGTATATTCGTGATTCAAATATTATGGGCTTTAGGTGTACATGGGACATTGGTTGTGCTATCTGTGATGATGGCAGTTTGGACAGGACCTATGATGGCTGACCAATCAGCTTTAGCTGCTGGTAAACCAATTCCATACATGCTTACATTGACATTCATGTTTGCTGTTAATCAGTGGATTGGAGGACCGGGGTTATTACTGGGTTTAGCAACAAATATGGCTTTATTTGCTAAAAGTAGTCGCTATAAAACTCTGGGAAAGCTTGCGCTATTGCCTAACGTATTTAATATTATTGAACCAATAGTTTTTGGATTTCCAATAGTATTGAATCCAATTATGTTCATTCCGTTTGTTTTGACACCAGTAATTGCTTTTACAATCGGTTATCTATTAATGAAAATACACATTATAGGCATTCCTGCAATAGCACTTCCTTCTTCAGTGTTTACGATGCCATTTATTCCCGGTGGATTTTTACTTGGTGCAGGTGTAGGATTTGGTATTTACCTCATCTTAATGTATCTTTTGTCAGTAGTCCTATATTTTCCGTTTTTTAAAATTGCAGATAGAATAGCTTTAAAAGAGGAAGAGGACGTTAAAGCAGTAAATAATTAA
- a CDS encoding PTS sugar transporter subunit IIB — MKKITLICAAGMSTSLMVTKMKEAAKKLGEEVEIRATSESKFKQYENDTDILLLGPQVGFLLNKYKQTYEPKGIKVEVIDSIDYGMMNGEKVLKNVLGL, encoded by the coding sequence ATGAAAAAGATAACTTTAATTTGTGCAGCAGGAATGTCTACAAGCTTAATGGTTACAAAGATGAAGGAAGCAGCAAAAAAGTTAGGAGAGGAGGTTGAGATAAGGGCAACTTCAGAGAGCAAATTTAAGCAGTACGAAAACGATACAGACATCTTGCTTTTAGGACCCCAGGTAGGTTTTCTGCTAAATAAGTATAAACAAACGTACGAACCTAAAGGAATAAAAGTGGAAGTAATAGACAGTATAGACTATGGCATGATGAATGGAGAAAAAGTTTTAAAGAATGTGTTAGGGTTGTAA